The DNA sequence TGTAGGTTTAAATGGCTTTTTTGAAGTTTGAGATTTAAAAGacttataagtataagtataagtagtaagtattttatattattatcatttttatttgtaaaatatatagatagtttagttaaataataagtagttatattATAGGATTTTTTAAAGACGTcagttataagtattttatattattatcatttttatttgtaaaatatatagatagtttagttaaataataagtagttatattATAGGATTTTTTAAAGACGTCCcttcaatacaataaatactttatgGTCTACTGATAACAAAGACTTATCATCATAACTcaattatggaatattattcACTCCGTATCGGTAGAAATAACTAAGGGCTTCGATGGAtaattgaaaaattataataaatagtagtTTACAATGCTACGTGAGAGATTTCTTTTAACCAGACGGTACCTACATTGTTCAATACAAAAGACAGAGATTTAGAGACCAATATTACTAGTTTGTCTTACCTATATTATCTTCTACTTATAAaattcctaaataaataaattataatgtaaaaatattgcaTTTTATTAGCTCAAAAACAAAGGCAGGTGGCTTCCAAATTTCCCAACACGCCAGGTATTCACTAGGCAACTTCAGCTTTAATTAACCAAGTTATGGTGTGGTTGCTTTCTCTAAAGATCTTGAATACAATACTAACACAGTCCGAAATTAATCAAAACAGAAACTTAACAAGAAATACTGTCTGCAAATTAATTTAGATGTCGGtaagatattaaatttataacgtCAAAATTCGTGGATTTATCCTTGAGGTTGAAATATGTGTATATTACATGTATTATATAACAATTGTGTATAtaactaaactaaataatattatatgtggTGTTCATTGTGTGGTTATACAAACAATTTTCAATTGAACTTCGATTTTACCAATCTATTGTTTGAATCCATTCGTGAATTCACATTTTTATCAAATCCTTTAATTGAAATGTATGAACAGAATgcttaaaacgaaaaaaaaaactgatatttgcgagattaaaatacaatcttgTTATATTGTAGATCAAATTTAATGTGAGAATAAAATTTTCCATTCTCGGGTTAAAGAACTCTCACCGCTCAGACATTGAATAAGTTATACTCGTAATGTAAGTAGCTCAGagcaatttaattttgaagtGTAAAGTAGCGTTTCATATTTAATGATATACTGTCTAAGCAGTTTTGTAAATCTAATAATGGTtctcatacattttaaatttctgTATCTACGCTACTCCAAGGATTTTAACTAGATGGTAAGAGATCATTGTATAGATTTTATATCATCGTTTTATATCATCGGTTACGAGTTAACACCAACATAAGTAgatcatcactttagaatctaataagttcttagacaaaacaaaataaaagcaaTGTCGATGTCGGTTTAACAACTGAGAAAGTCAAGTAAAGCGATAATATCGCTTTGGTAGATGTGCCACACATCTTCAGAAGAAGCTATACATAGACTTTTGCATGTCGTCAAATGCAGTGTCCGccttttattcataaaaaaatactgttcatcagtttgacaaggttctTCTTCTCCATTCCAGCTACTCCTCCGAGGAGTCTGGGGCTGACACCAGGCCATTCCATCCTTGACAAGGTTGCGAAAAGAATACTTAAACCTATTTATGAAGCTGGCCGTAGTCAAAAGAAAACTTGTCCCTTAGCTACAGAACCCCAACTCACATATTCTTCTGCAGGTTGAGGAAGGTGATGGAGTCCCCGTAGCCGGTGAAGGCGTCCTCGCTGATGTAGGTGATGTTGTTGGAGCGCAGGTCCAGGTGCCGCAGCCGGTGCAGCGGCCGCAGCGCCTCGGAGGGGATCTCGTGCAGCCGGTTGTCGCCGAGGCGGAGGTATTGTAGGTTTTCTGGATAGGGAGGGTTGAGAAGTAAGTGAGAGTGTTTGACTTTGGTCTTAGCCAGTTAGGATAAAATTTCTgttctaataaataaatatacataagtataggctaagtaagtacttagccttataaacattatattgtaataaagatatggtttacttaataaaggtaaagatattatattattgtatatattacctaagtatatatgtTACTTGGATTAGAAGCTTTAATCAAAAAAGTTCTCAAATCAATCTTAAGTTATACTAACAACTCTATTACAAGGGaaaaagtacataaatatataagaaaaataggtatataatttactTGGGAAACGGATGGCTATTAGAAAAGATTTGAAGCTGAGGGGAACAGGTAGTCCCTCAGAAGGTCAGAAGTCActccattttaccctatcctctgtcatatcctcattcactccacactctctcatattttctttcacgcaatcaAGCCACGACTTTCTTGATCTTTCTCTCCTTCCTTTCTCATTTCCAACACCAAAATCTTTATCCTACCTTCAAGTCCAAAGAAGGCTTTGTCATCAATCCTCTGTATGAGGTTCCCCTCCAGCTCCAGCGAGTTGAGGAAGCCGAGGTGCGAGAACACCTGCGCCGGCACCTCGCGCAGCTGGTTGTGAGCTAACCCGAGCGAGTCCAGGCGCTTCTTCCTAGCCTTTTCCTTAAAGCTTTGTCAAACAGACCGCGTTACTAGCGCGCGTCAGAGCGCTAACTTGACACCGCCCTATGAGTGTACTGCAACACATTTTAGCGTCATAGTGCGGCGTCAGGTAAGCGCTCTGACGCTACTAACACGTTCCGTTTGATGAAGCCTTTATTCCGCTTTTTGCGTCATAATCACGCCTAGGCTGTTTACCCTATCCTCCGTCATATCCTCATGCATTGCACACtctcccatatattttttttacgcaatcaagccacgtctttTTGGTCTCTCTCTTCTAACACTCACAAAACAACATCAATTCTTCTTCTCGCCTACCTTCAAGTCCAAAGAAGGCTTTGTCATCGATCCTCTGTATGAGGTTCCCCTCCAGCTCCAGTGAGTTGAGGAAGGCGAGGTGCGAGAACACCTGCGCCGGCACCTCGCGCAGCTGGTTGTGAGCTAGTCCGAGCGAGTCCAGGCTGCGGAGACCTGCGGGAAAGCAACAGTATTAGTGGGTCGCACGATGTAAGTGCCGCCAAATGCCACCGGCCACAGCCACAAACGCCGGCCGCCTCGAGAATCTTTTGTAGAGAAACGATTTGTAGCGTGTGGACGCCACCAGAGACAACGGTATGCGGCGATCCGATATAAAATGTTCGAAAATCACATTAAATACGCCAGTGGCGGCCTTTTGTGGTTGCGGCGTGTGCCTAAGGCCTAAAACTGAGGCGGGCACTGCTCAACGGAATACCAACTTTTATGAGAAACAAAAACTCGTTGCAAATTTTCAGCCGATGCAAAAGTGATATAGCAAGCCTAATAAGGGTGACAGTGGGTCACTCTGAACCACTTTTGTTTCACGACCCAATGGAAATAATCAACTATTTGCACTAAGTAAATGGTATCACTGGATCTGAATGGTAAGTAGAATTCGACATCAATGTAGACATACGGCTCTGTCGGAATATCGGCGTTTTGGGGCGTTATGCCGAATCAAGGCCGTTTGTTAACATGAATATTGAGGACACACCTAAATCCATTTATTTAGTACCTACCATAGAACATGATTTACTAGCCTAGTAAGACACTCCACATATGTAGAGTAAAACATGTTTAGGTTTAAcagtttttttagtttatcGATCGctgcaaataatttaaataagttgcACGAATAAAGAATTTGGCGAAAAATGGAagtttacagaaaataatacttgaCTGAATAAAAActtgttaaaataatgtatggttattaaaattaataggtaATCGATGCATTCAACAAAATAATGCGCAAATCCATTTTAAACTTGACTTAAAAGAAACTGCGTTTCTAGTGGCTATGTACTGAAAATGGATTAGTCGATTCAAAAGCTCGTGTATTGCTTATATTTCTAAGGTGATTCTAACTTTAGTTtggatatacctactatatttaTTCCAATCATATTTACATTATACATGTTTAGCTATCGAACCATGTGCTTACGTAGACTTTGTGCTTGTACTGTTCAATTTACTACCGATTGTGTAGCCTGTATGTAGCTGTGTACCTCCCTAATGACATAGGAAATACAGTCTCGGGGTGGTAGAGGCGGCATTTGCTCATTAACGAACTGCCGTTTCCAATATCTTGTTAATTCTATCCCAGCTATCTTCATCGGCAGGAAATTAAATTAGGTAAGCAATTTCCTAATGACATGAGCAGTGTATAGATTTAACCTATTAAGTACTAGGTATTTACATTGAATGCGTACAATACATTGTGTTAATGAAAcgattttatgaaattaaacttCACTTTGAATAAACCAACATACTGTGACAATACAACATAACCAGGTTTAACTAACTTTGATGCATTACGGCACAAACTCAACAAAACAAGTAAACATTTGCCTGATGACCAATTTGCACAAAACATTTCAATAGCCAGGCCAATATTGACTACCGTTTGCCAAATATCTCTAGGGTGCTATTGTAATAtattatccctgaattccCGGACCTTAGATCACGGTTAACGATACTATTACTGCCATCTTCAACCTTCAGGCGTGAGACTGAAAGGTAATTTCCCAATGGAGcttttctaaatatttactaggATCGAGTAAAAAGAAGCCTACGTGATGCTTAAACACAAGATTCTTTCAATTTCTTTCGGAAATGTTTTTCGGTGTTATTTTACCCGGAATACAGAGTAATAAAATTGCCGTCACTTGTCAATTAGgataattttgatatttttcttGACTACTTGAAAcgtaatagatttttttaaacgtgtTTTTCTTTGTTCTCGCTGTTTTTTTAGGACTTATAGGACTCAGTTTGGCTTTCACTAAATCTTCAATACAGTGTTAGACATCATGATTATCATATAGGTAGTTCTTAGTTATTCACCCTGTGTGGGCGTATTCCACGTAGTCATGGCAACTCCAATAATTTACCGTACTAAAATAGCCTTCATGCTCCACCTTATAGTTACCACATTTTTTGtcaatacataatattgtgtAAGTTTATGTCATAAACTCAAACGCACTAAATTCATTGTACAATTATCAATTACAATTATCAATTATATTACAAGCTACTCTAACTCTTCTTTTttggagaagaacggaggaaAGAAACTCATGAGCCGTCTTTTCAAAATTGAACTTAAAATTTGGTTGGTGTACAACATAAGCTTAATGATACAATGTGTAAAACGGGActtaggctggctgagctgaaattggggggttatgtacaaaggttccactcgagagagcttCACTCGCGCccctcagaatagaatagaatgagtAATAGAGCAGAGCTGACTACTCACCAGCGAAGTCCCCCTCCGTGATGGTGGAGATCCTGTTCTCCTGCATCTCCAGCTTCTTCAGGTTCTCGAGGAGCGCCAGCGCCTTCTGCGGCACCGCGGTGAGCTCGTTGCCGCCCAGATTCAGTCGCTTCAGCTTCCTGCGGGCGGAGGAAACGGTCATTGATGTGTGTAACTACCTCCTGAGCCAGGCGCCTTTCACACGCACAGTATTATAGCTAGACACATTGATCTGTTTTCCTGTTCTCTGAGTGAATTCACAAGAACAGCATTGTACACCGTATGTTACAACataaataaagtacttaaaGTTAATCAAGCCTGTAATGATagttatcaataaataaaataaaataaaatgtggttCAAGAAAGGGCCTTCTCGAGTGAGTTAACCACTCTTGGCCATAGAataacgcggactcgggtgtaccctcttttggcaataagcgattgacgctattctgactgggtaaactttttgtttatgtttgtttgtcaTCGACACGATACGAAATGATTGATTAATGAAGATTCCGTAGCTGAGAGACGGTCTAATCTGAAGGATGTTTCTCTTGCCGTTTGATATTATTGTATCCTTTACTTTATCACATCAGTAGTTTTTAAAACGCAAAGCTTAAAGCTTTTCatcaattaagaaaaaaatattattctataaAGTAGTGTAGTGCACCCTACTCatatttttgaccaatggcaCAAATCAAATTCATTTAATGTATCTCCCACCTACCACATATCTATCAACCTATAAACTTACCTAAAATATAATGGAACGAATCAATAAATTCTGTGAACTAGTTACAAGAGGATCaaaacttatttgtttaaCCTTTCAGAGAAACGACGACCATATTTTCGGTTAAACAGTTTTCCGATAATCCAGTTTACTGAAGAAATACAGAGAATACCACAAAAGAGTACTTAGAaatggaaataaatattttaatatggaaATGAAGAACACTTTATGCTGAAAACTTCAGCAAGGATCTCTTCTCTTTTATGAACAAAtatattctaaataaataaaatatattaaatgtgTACACAGTAAATTCCAATTGAATGCTATCGGAATGGAATCGAGCAAAGCACCGGTACTTAATTTCTCCAAATGGATGTATTTATTCAACTTAAAATACGTTGGTGACGAATCTCTGACATTGCATCCTCTTTATGAGAGTAGGTACACTGCGATTCGATTTAAAAATAGCTACTCTACATGACCCAAAACAAAGGTTACACTCATTTCATCTGTATGTTCACAAAATAAGTTACAAAtgaatgtaatttattgtaacTATTTATAAACGGTCAATTCGTATGATTAATGATAATCTGGGATTGTTTTATAATGCCTATTTGGACGGAACCGATGATGATGTGTAGGGAAAAATTCAATTAAGTACGTTATTGTAACCGAACTTCCTCACAAACGGTTTTCCAGGTATGTTCAAGAATACTACAATAATACCATTTTAAAAGATACGTAGGTGTCTATAGATActgttatattaattttataattttacgtGCAACACGAATCTCGTATAGCTAATACAAGtattgtatataggtacctgtataattatattgattaaagctttataaagtttatttatggaACCCTAAAACAACGTAGCGTGAATAAAATTGCCAATGAACTTTGTCGTCTATTTTTACGATTTTCAGCTTTACTCCCTTTTAAAGTGCACTCAGTTTTACATGAGCGGAGTTTAACATTTGAATTGTCGTTTGATCGCAAATTGTCGGATCGGGCAGTTATTACCAACGATTTTTTATCCAATCTATACCAACTCTATATAAGAATATATTCTGTTTTGCCATATTTTGTATAGAAAGGCATAAGCAGATAAGCACACCATACAATAATACTGTAATCATTCCAGATCAGCAGTTATACTTcatctaataataaatataaaccaTAGCGATAAAAATTACAAGagacacaaaataaaaaaatgggtAACACTATGTTTGGTATTTTAGGACACAGACGAAACATGCTACAAATCAATGGCGTCGACCTTTATCACACTGATAACCAATTAACCACCCTTTTTTATCGGGGcctaaaaagtaataaatattttttatcagtttAGCACCCCTCAGATCAACAGTACCTACGTACACATTTTTACAAAAAgatcaaaatacaaaatgaattACTGTATGCGATGCgaaattttctttttattttttggcgCCCAAATTAATTTTGAAACAGGTCGCAGGCGTTGTACCCAACCTGAATTAAATTACTCTCCATGTATAGATCTCTGTAAATAACGAATCCAACGAATTTTATAATACTATACAGGAAAATATATCATCCGAGTAGTATTAACACCTAAACTAGAAATTATGATCCGCGACCGTGCATCCATTGGTCGATTTTTAGCTAATTAGCTAGCTAGGGTAGCtttcacataattataaagttatttacACTCACGAAATGAAGatgttccagtgagaaaatcaccaaattactcctaaacggtaccgtctgcaatattggagTACATTACAACAGCACatcgaatattataaactaaaatCGTAAATTGTGtcagtaaatgtttttttttttgttattggggccatttggtgtcggcattttgtgggtgCAACTTCtccattgctcgcgagtgtaagtacctatgacAACAATATTTGTCAGGGCCACGTACATATATCCTACGACTTACTTCTCCAGTCCCTTGAAGGCTTCGCCATCAACGACGGAGATTTTGTTCTCGTACAGGGTGAGTATCTCCAGCGTGTCCAGGCCCACAAACGCGCGGTTGTGCACCGCTGCCACctaggcaaataaaaatatcaattataCAATTCATTCAGACGTTCAGAAAGTATTCAGAAGCCCTAGCACGGAACGTAAGACGCGTACGTCatgacgtgacaaaagttttccgtcgcggtcactcacatcgcgcggctTTGAAAGCTAGTGCGacgaaaaacttttgtcacgtcttgatgtgcgcgtcttgcgcctcGTGCTTAGCCTTCAGCTATAAGTAttcaaatgttttttgttgtatatGTATAGGGTGGTATTTTATCATATGAGTTCCTGGAACTCAATTCCTTCCCGATTCCCGGTAATCAAGCCTATTAATACCCCTAATAAAACAGCTTCAATTTGGAGGCgttaacataaaatatgattgATTGAAGATCGACAAAGGTTACTTCACCAATTGCATAGAtcgatatttaattttagaactACCTACTACTACATTATcaacgtaggtaggtatgtataagaGAAACGGAATAATAATATCCGTACATTAACATACCGTTACTGTAAATAGGTCGCCTATAATACCATTCCATGCCCGTTTCTAGGGTGATATAAATTCCCACACAAAACCAACCATAAACCCAATTTGCATTAGAAGCCTCTTACAGCCGCACCCTGTATAACCAAGTAGGTCGTTAACGCAATAATAATTACCCTATTATGGTTCATGTTCAGTATGAGTAGATGGTTCAGGTGGGTGAACGAAGATGTCGGTATTGTCGCCAAACTGTTTTGGGATACGTCCAGCTGTGTCAACTTGTTACCTGAAaagaaaacttagttttatttcaataaaaataaacttaagtaTAACAAGAGTAGTAGAAgggttctaaaataaatttaagtataagCCGAAAAGAGGTATTCGAAATCGTCACAGCACCTTTAAAAtaaggtattttaattatttattcgcTTTTAACATCACGTTTCTTACTTACCCAAATATAATagaatgtttaaataaaaaatatatgaaggacatatttaaacttatcaaGAGTCAAGATACAAACTTTACCTGACAGTTAAAAAGGTTTGCAAATATACCTCTGTCGAAGTCACAAAAAGTTAACAATTTAGTTGGTAAATACTTAAAATGGTCCATTTACCCTTCACTCCTGATATTGTAAGATCAAGGAAACTCCGTTATTGGCTTTTCCTTAATCTTCCAGGAACTTAAAATAATCAATTCTAATCGCGCTTAGGGATGCTTGTTTAATAGCTTATCTCTTCTTAGCCATAAGTTTCAAATTGCTACCTACCTTGCCGTACCGAGTCATTTCAAGCCTCATTTAATCCTTTGTCATTCTTTGCCCGTCTTGTTAGAGCTAGACAAAGCacttttttcaaaatggcgcCTCAGTAAAGGTGGGAAAATTGTGAAATTGTTTTCACGTGTGTTTCTTCCCGCCGGTTTAATAAGTTACTCAGCTTGCAACGTAATCCGTTTAACCTCGagataaacttttattttctgcgGGGATTATTGGGTCGAAAAAGGTTGCAATGATTCTTCGCTCCTTCTTCGTAAAGATAAGCGAAAGGTCTGAACTTTAGGCTgtgttaaaaaaacttttaacacAGCCTTAGAGGCTGCTTAAGTCTGTTATAGCAACATATGCGAATACATATTCTTTTAAGTGTAGTGTCAGTAGAacttcaaaattataaaacttacaATTCCTTAATTGGGtattacttacaaaatattacctaagTTAGTTTCCCATGAAATGTAACGTGGTCCACGCTCAGTGAGAGTTTGATATAACAAGTTGTATTGTAAATTACATGATTCCAAACTTGAAGGTCACAAACATGACCCGAAGGCATCCGATTTCAGGGACCATATTTAGGGAATCATCCTTtcctaattattttattttagataatATTCTCGGAGAAAAACAACTACATATACCTTATACCGGCTTCGGAAAATCGGAATCAACCTTAACCTCTATCACGTTTATGCCAATTCAACTCTTATACAGAGTGCtgcaaaaaggatatactaagccgaaacctacgtgtgcagcatgttatatctaaggcCGAAAATACACATATAGGTTTCGGctcagtataccctttttgcatcACTCTGTATTCTTACCAATGGAGCTCAAAGAGGAGTCCTCAATGACGGCCAGACTGCTGTTGTGGACGGTGAGGTGGCGGATGTCCAGCCCCAGGAAGATGTAGGACGGCAGCTTGGCCAGGTTGTTGTGTCGCAGCTTCAGGTAGAAGATGATCATCGGCTTCGAGCGCAGGGTGTTCATTGCCTGTAAAGAATGGAGTTGTTTTATCGATCCATCGGATGGTAAGAAAGAGTGCCGAAGGGTTACTCTTTACTCTATACGAACTCGTGGCTCATTCGTACTCGataaacgaacgaacgagagctgtcgtgcagtCGGAATTTTAGATACAACGTTGCGCGAGCTCTTAAACGCtcttaaacttaatttttcgtGTTAGACCCCCTGAGCAATGGACACACAGGCTTCTACTAATGAGTTTTAGGTTGTAGGGCTCATTTTTAAAGGTCTGACCAGGTCGGCAGTGGAATTTACGTA is a window from the Plutella xylostella chromosome 10, ilPluXylo3.1, whole genome shotgun sequence genome containing:
- the LOC105380240 gene encoding insulin-like growth factor-binding protein complex acid labile subunit isoform X2 — encoded protein: MLPRWLLAAAVVLCARPAHPQGAQQCPPPNTITPCSCSVKKNGLDILCEFTEQQHIQKAMNTLRSKPMIIFYLKLRHNNLAKLPSYIFLGLDIRHLTVHNSSLAVIEDSSLSSIGNKLTQLDVSQNSLATIPTSSFTHLNHLLILNMNHNRVAAVHNRAFVGLDTLEILTLYENKISVVDGEAFKGLEKKLKRLNLGGNELTAVPQKALALLENLKKLEMQENRISTITEGDFAGLRSLDSLGLAHNQLREVPAQVFSHLGFLNSLELEGNLIQRIDDKAFFGLEENLQYLRLGDNRLHEIPSEALRPLHRLRHLDLRSNNITYISEDAFTGYGDSITFLNLQKNMVHQLPTMGFDNLNSLETLNLQNNKLQHIPEEIMEPILDTLRVVDIMDNPLICDCELAWYEAWLAGLRDRDDEMMQKKRTVCTMVSEHREYSVAKMPLEKMNCKRKPAYGRTSLASKFKANFATTVVILAVAWV
- the LOC105380240 gene encoding leucine-rich repeats and immunoglobulin-like domains protein 2 isoform X1; translation: MLPRWLLAAAVVLCARPAHPQGAQQCPPPNTITPCSCSVKKNGLDILCEFTEQQHIQKAMNTLRSKPMIIFYLKLRHNNLAKLPSYIFLGLDIRHLTVHNSSLAVIEDSSLSSIGNKLTQLDVSQNSLATIPTSSFTHLNHLLILNMNHNRVAAVHNRAFVGLDTLEILTLYENKISVVDGEAFKGLEKKLKRLNLGGNELTAVPQKALALLENLKKLEMQENRISTITEGDFAGLRSLDSLGLAHNQLREVPAQVFSHLAFLNSLELEGNLIQRIDDKAFFGLEENLQYLRLGDNRLHEIPSEALRPLHRLRHLDLRSNNITYISEDAFTGYGDSITFLNLQKNMVHQLPTMGFDNLNSLETLNLQNNKLQHIPEEIMEPILDTLRVVDIMDNPLICDCELAWYEAWLAGLRDRDDEMMQKKRTVCTMVSEHREYSVAKMPLEKMNCKRKPAYGRTSLASKFKANFATTVVILAVAWV